The Enterobacter asburiae genomic sequence TTCTGAAGCCATGGATTCGCAGGCGGTAAATTTCGGATAGGGAACATCCAGTTTCGCTGGCCCCGCATAGTCAAAATCAGCACTTTTTACCTTAAAGCAGCCATTGGTGCCGTGTTCAATTTTGGCCGGGTCAATCGTCAGATAAGAACCACCGCACTGCACGGTGATTTTCTTTTTCGCAGTGATAAGGATTTCATCTTCTGTACTGGTAATGGTTAAACCTTTCGCGGCCGTGATATCAAGCCCATCAGTCTGGGCATGCATTTCGATTTTCCCTGCCGCCGCAACCAGTTTCATTCCCATCTCATGTGCAAACACCACCACCATTTTTTTCGCGACTAAGGCAATACGTTTTAACGCTGATATTTCCGTATTCCCGCCTGCAGTTAATATCTGATTCTGGTTAGCACTGAACTGAATATGCTGAGGCGTAGAAAGTGCAATCCCTGCTGGTGCACCCGCCACAATCACCGGCTGTTGCAGGGCATCCACACTTTGCTGTAAGAAACTTTGTTGTGTGTCATTATCCAGTGAATCGATATTTGCAGTTTCCAGGAGACTGGAGAGTGATTCAGCCAAAGACAGGGCGTCGGATAGCTGGCGTTTAACCGCTGCCATATCCAGCACCTGCCCCTGCGCCTTCGTCTGGCCATCAGCGCTGATAAATATCCCTTTCTGCGCCCGTATCGCTCCCCAGCTGTCCGTCCTGAGCTCAAACCCCTCACCGCGCTGCTGCTTTTCAGCATCCACCAGATGCCCGAGGTTGAGCTGGCTCTTGCCGCCATACTCCGTCGAAACCTTGATATGCTCTTTCCCGCGCTCGTCATCAAGGCGGATTTTGTTGTTCGCCGGGGTACGCAGGACGTTGCGTTTGTAATTCTGGATGGTGACGTGGTCGCCGTGGGCCGAGTCGTGCAGCACGCCGGAGATGTACGGCCTGTCCGGATTGCCGTCCTCAAAGCCAATCGCCACCTCGGTGCCCGCCAGCAGCGGCAGGTGCAGGCCGTAGGTGTCGCCGGCATACGGGCGGGACTGGCGCACCCACAGGCTCTCGAATCCGGTTTCCCAGCAGTCCCTGTCAAACAGCATGCTGACGCGGTAGCGGCCGTCTTTATCGATATGTCCGTAGGTGTCGTTCTCGGTGGTGCTCGTGACACGTGCCGGCAGCGTCCCGGCCATCACCGGACGTGAGCCAGGCTCAGGACGGAAGCTGAAATCCGTGCTGTCCGGAATGCCGTCAAAATCAACCGCAAAGTCCTTATCCCGGCGGGCATACGTACGCATCGCCGTGATGACCACGCCATGCGCAAACACGTCTGCCACTTCATACCCGCCGGTGACTTTCAGTACCTGACCCGGCGAGAGGGTCGGACAGCTGGTGATGCCCTGCGCCCGGGTCTGACCATTCAGGTAGCGCTCATGCCGGATGCGGGCATAAAACGCCCCGGACTCGGGCGCCGGATTGAGGTCATACGCGCTGCCCGGCGTCAGATAATTATCGGCATAGTGGTACGCTTCCCCGTACGTGGTCGCGTCCCCCCGGGTGACGTCAACCAGAGTATTCATGTTCTCCGTGGCCTGACGGTAGTTGTAGTCGCGGGTGCTGACCTGCTTCTGCACCACGCTGTGGCGGCTCTCCATCCCCCACACCGAGTCCACACCCTGCGAGTGCTGCCCGGACGGCGGCACCGACGGCAGCGTCAGACCTTTCTCGTAACCCTGCTGGCTATCGTAAAACTCCACCACATCAATATTCAGGCGCGTGTCGGTAGTGAAGCGAAACCAGATGCCCACTTCGCCCAGCAGGCGGGTGATGAAATGCAGGTCGTCCTCGCCGTACTGCATCACCTGCTCGCGGCGCTGGTACTCTTTTGCAAGCGAGAACAGAAAATCCTGACCGCGCATGCCGTGACGCTCGCGCAGGATTTTTTCCACAATTTGCGGGACCGACATGTCCTGGTAAATGGCGTTCTGGTGCGAACGGTCAAGCAGCGCCAGGCGTGGCCGGAGCGTCAGGGCGTAATACGTTTCATCTTTTGAGGTGCCGAGACGTTCAAAACCGGTCACCACCCCCTGAATCACCCGCAGCGGCTGCTGGATTTTGATGCCATAACCCTGGTCAACCGGGGCCTGCAGCGTCAGCGAGCCGGGCTTCATCAGCATCATCTCTTTGCTGATGCCGTGATCGCGGCTGGTGAACTCAACACGGTAGCTGAACGGTCGGCTCAGGGCTTCGTCGCCGTCAAAAGCCAGCACGTCGGGTTCGGCCTCACAGCCCTTCACCACCAGAAGGTGGTGGTTATGGCTGAATCTTAACGGAGGATTGTT encodes the following:
- a CDS encoding DUF2345 domain-containing protein; translated protein: MAAVKRQLSDALSLAESLSSLLETANIDSLDNDTQQSFLQQSVDALQQPVIVAGAPAGIALSTPQHIQFSANQNQILTAGGNTEISALKRIALVAKKMVVVFAHEMGMKLVAAAGKIEMHAQTDGLDITAAKGLTITSTEDEILITAKKKITVQCGGSYLTIDPAKIEHGTNGCFKVKSADFDYAGPAKLDVPYPKFTACESMASEASGKGDATIPLS